One Setaria viridis chromosome 5, Setaria_viridis_v4.0, whole genome shotgun sequence genomic region harbors:
- the LOC117855845 gene encoding potassium channel KAT3 has protein sequence MLLRDARCAPHPPFQASTINTPCCCGAPQQNSPSLLALQAAAKKMARSSSCTSSWARRLPCFDGDSSNRFSGRNLAGDLLPSLGATTQQPPKLRKYLVSPYDPRYKVWEIFLILLVVYSAWICPLEFAFLRYLPRAPFVVDDVVNGFFAVDIVLTFFVPYVDSKSHLLVDDPKKIAARYLSSWFVFDVCSTFPFHSISLLFNRHEHSLGLKFLNVLRLWRLRRVSSLFARLEKDIRFNYAVIRCTKLISVTLFAIHCAGCINYLIADRYPDPRRTWIGAVMPDFREAGLWVRYVTSLYWSITTMTTTGYGDLHAENTREMLFGVAYMLFNLWLTAYLIGNMTNLVVHSTSRTRDFRDMVQAASEFTARNQLPQQIEEQMLNHICLRFRTEGIKQQEMLDILPKAMRSSTSLYLFYPVVQGSYLFKGVSSGFIQQLVTEMQAEYFAPKEDIMLQNDKPSDLYLLVSGAVDILAFLDGTEQIYGKVAEGELLGEIGVMSNKPQPFTFRATKLSQILRISRSKLMDIMQENREDGQTISSNFQQKLRMEQRL, from the exons ATGCTGTTAAGAGACGCACGGTGTGCCCCCCACCCCCCGTTCCAAGCCTCCACTATAAATACGCCATGTTGCTGCGGCGCCCCTCAGCAGAATTCACCATCGTTACTggccctgcaggctgcagccaaAAAAATGGCACGTTCTTCTTCCTGCACGAGTTCGTGGGCACGGCGTCTCCCGTGCTTCGATGGCGACAGTAGCAACAGATTCAGTGGCCGCAACCTCGCCGGCGATCTCCTGCCGTCGCTTGGTGCGACGACACAGCAGCCTCCCAAGCTCAGGAAATACCTTGTGTCACCCTACGATCCGCGTTACAA GGTCTGGGAGATATTTCTGATCCTGCTCGTGGTGTACTCGGCGTGGATATGCCCGCTGGAGTTCGCGTTCCTGAGGTACCTGCCCAGGGCCCCTTTCGTCGTGGACGATGTCGTCAACGGGTTCTTCGCTGTCGACATCGTGCTCACTTTCTTCGTCCCGTACGTCGACAGCAAGTCCCACCTCCTCGTCGACGACCCCAAGAAAATAGCAGCCAG GTACCTGTCGTCTTGGTTTGTCTTCGATGTCTGCTCGACATTCCCGTTCCACTCCATCAGCCTCCTGTTCAACAGGCACGAGCACAGCCTTGGACTCAAGTTCCTCAACGTTCTCAGGCTTTGGCGGCTGCGCAGGGTCAGCTCCTTATTTGCAAG GCTTGAGAAGGACATCCGGTTCAACTACGCTGTGATACGCTGCACAAAGCTCATCTCG GTGACCCTGTTCGCGATCCACTGCGCCGGGTGCATCAACTACCTGATCGCGGACCGGTACCCGGACCCGCGGCGGACGTGGATCGGCGCCGTCATGCCGGACTTCCGGGAGGCCGGGCTGTGGGTCCGGTACGTGACGTCCCTGTACTGGTCCATCACGACGATGACCACCACCGGGTACGGCGACCTCCACGCCGAGAACACCCGGGAGATGCTGTTCGGCGTCGCCTACATGCTCTTCAACCTCTGGCTCACCGCCTACCTCATCGGCAACATGACCAACCTCGTCGTCCACAGCACCAGCCGCACCAGGGACTTT AGGGACATGGTCCAGGCGGCTTCAGAGTTCACGGCGAGGAACCAGCTGCCACAGCAGATCGAGGAGCAGATGCTAAACCACATATGCCTGAGGTTCAGGACGGAGGGGATCAAGCAGCAGGAGATGCTGGATATCCTCCCCAAGGCGATGCGATCCAGCACCTCTCTGTATCTCTTCTATCCGGTCGTGCAAGGGTCCTACCTGTTCAAGGGAGTTTCCTCAGGTTTCATCCAGCAACTG GTGACGGAGATGCAGGCTGAGTACTTCGCCCCGAAGGAGGATATCATGCTGCAGAACGACAAACCGTCAGACCTGTATCTTCTTGTATCCGGAGCAGTG GACATTCTGGCATTCCTTGATGGAACAGAGCAG ATCTATGGAAAAGTAGCCGAGGGGGAGCTACTAGGGGAGATAGGGGTCATGTCCAACAAGCCACAGCCGTTCACTTTCCGGGCTACAAAACTTTCCCAGATTCTGAGAATCAGCAGGTCCAAGCTGATGGACATCATGCAAGAAAATAGAGAGGACGGTCAGACCATCAGCAGCAACTTCCAGCAA AAACTCCGTATGGAGCAACGACTGTAG
- the LOC117855597 gene encoding uncharacterized protein, which translates to MAASTKTVAALLAAVLLALVASAAASRKLEEDAALLGNLAPAPAPAVGAAAGIAGAAPGAWAVAALVSLVAFLAH; encoded by the coding sequence ATGGCCGCCTCGACCAAGaccgtcgccgccctcctcgccgcggtGCTCCTCGCGCTGGTCGCGTCCGCGGCAGCCAGCAGGAAGCTGGAGGAGGACGCCGCCCTCCTGGGCAACCTCGCAccggcgcccgcgccagccgtgggcgccgccgcggggatcgccggcgccgcgcccgggGCGTGGGCCGTCGCCGCCCTGGTCTCGCTCGTCGCCTTCCTCGCGCACTGA